A region of Aquarana catesbeiana isolate 2022-GZ linkage group LG08, ASM4218655v1, whole genome shotgun sequence DNA encodes the following proteins:
- the LOC141106502 gene encoding uncharacterized protein isoform X2, producing MTPVKKVPAMPFCIVSGCSSKSNKTTSCRGIILHVFPRSIDRIKCWLRQTGQDFGNLNKFAKRVLDGKKTDIFRLCSEHFTPDCYVTNISKKILRDDALPTIFPNKGVILTGRTKRARMEFAVNNTNYLNTMLGSNLIASTSMENGKFGTGNLARGLGYFTSQPSNTQESFIEVMSTSNLNSPDSEEPNYIPEGASSLNDTLTAEENWRSNELVPERRFIVFESCLDKILKQVSCSCGEKICALHKVVQGTYLRVAGMCPCGHKSLTWENEPMRAWKKHVGNVPSAGALLCNRDGSNKKNTPERYPSPLCSQDFTQKHQILTENHQSEGLNVIKVENEEELNESGDDPCEEEEIPPEISTDPGNTRGTQTEVKSEEEEEEDECVRIKVEEIPIEISTGALSNRNTSESRSPPNSPNSTEEHHKIPHHHQQDESPIKVEVKEEDMYLRGEEPCKKEKIPPEIGTDGKYRSYHREQCTIISPDCETEDDDIASRSSEDGDITSDSSEEDSTSQNLSTAFPRTNLSCDGGCLPDHPPSATNRACGVDGETVSCSKCGKCFTHRADLIEHQRIHGVVKSFSCSECGKCFTKKRYLIEHQNIHTGENLFSCSECGKCFTRKGKLIVHQRSHTGEKPFSCPECGKCFSQKATLIKHERVHTGEKPYSCSECGKCFTGKDILITHQRIHRGEKPFSCPECGKGFRQKSDLTRHCRNHTAEKQYSCPTCEKSFPEKSLLVIHERVHTGEKPFSCSECGKCFSQRGSLISHERIHAPEKPFSCSECGKSFTQKQNLIAHQRTHTAEKPFSCSECGKCFTQRVNLISHQRLHTGERPFSCSECGKSYTNRSHLATHQIVHMTDNPYSCPQCGKCFTRRGSLIQHQRSHTGEKPFSCLECGKMFTRKTSLMSHLGSHRIQEVPMSEVAAEEACAHSHLL from the exons ATGACCCCAGTAAAAAAG GTGCCAGCCATGCCATTTTGCATTGTCTCTGGCTGCTCCAGCAAGTCCAATAAAACCACATCCTGTAGGGGGATTATTTTGCACGTCTTCCCTCGCAGCATTGACAGGATTAAATGTTGGCTGCGCCAAACGGGACAGGACTTTGGAAATCTCAACAAATTTGCAAAGAGAGTGCTGGACGGCAAGAAAACTGATATTTTCAGGTTATGCTCTGAGCATTTTACACCTGACTGCTACGTCaccaacatttccaaaaaaatcttGAGAGATGATGCTTTGCCCACCATATTTCCAAACAAAGGGGTCATCTTAACTGGACGTACCAAAAGAGCAAGGATGGAATTTGCAGTTAATAACACCAATTATCTGAACACAATGTTGGGTAGCAATCTTATAGCTTCTACTTCCATGGAGAATGGGAAATTTGGCACTGGAAATTTGGCTCGGGGTCTTGGATATTTCACCTCACAGCCATCGAACACCCAAGAGAGCTTCATTGAGGTTATGAGTACCTCCAACCTGAATTCTCCTGACTCAGAAGAACCTAATTATATCCCTGAAGGAGCCTCAAGTCTCAATGACACTCTTACAGCAGAGGAAAACTGGAGATCCAATGAACTGGTTCCAGAACGAAGATTTATTGTGTTTGAGTCTTGCCTGGATAAAATTCTCAAGCAAGTGTCCTGTTCTTGTGGAGAGAAGATATGTGCTCTTCACAAAGTAGTACAAGGGACGTATCTACGTGTCGCTGGGATGTGCCCATGCGGCCATAAAAGTCTTACATGGGAGAACGAACCCATGAGGGCTTGGAAAAAACATGTTGGAAATGTGCCATCTGCAGGGGCCTTGTTGTGTAATAGAG ATGGATCCAATAAGAAAAATACACCAGAGAGATATCCCAGTCCACTTTGTTCCCAGGATTTCACGCAGAAACATCAAATCTTAACAGAGAATCATCAA AGCGAAGGCCTGAATGTTATTAAAGTTGAAAATGAGGAAGAGCTGAATGAGAGCGGTGATGATCCATGTGAGGAAGAGGAAATCCccccagagatcagcacag ACCCCGGAAATACCCGAGGGACTCAGACAGAGGTCaaatctgaggaggaggaggaggaggacgaatgTGTGAGGATTAAAGTGGAGGAAATTCCTATAGAAATCAGCACAG GTGCACTGAGTAACAGAAATACATCCGAGAGTCGCAGTCCTCCGAATTCTCCAAATTCCACAGAGGAACATCACAAGATTCCACACCATCATCAGCAG GATGAAAGTCCTATTAAAGTTGAAGTGAAGGAGGAAGATATGTACCTGAGGGGTGAAGAGCCGTGTAAAAAGGAGAAAATTCCTCCAGAGATTggcacag ATGGAAAATACAGAAGTTATCACAGAGAGCAATGTACCATAATATCTCCCGATTGTGAAACTGAAGATGATGACATTGCATCCAGGTCCTCAGAGGATGGTGACATCACGTCTGATTCTTCAGAAGAAGACTCCACCTCCCAAAATCTCAGTACAGCCTTTCCTCGTACTAATCTTTCCTGCGATGGAGGGTGTTTACCCGATCACCCCCCTTCCGCCACCAATCGGGCATGTGGTGTCGATGGTGAAACGGTCTCGTGTTCTAAGTGTGGCAAATGTTTCACCCACAGGGCAGATCTTATTGAGCACCAGAGAATTCATGGGGTGGTGAAATCCTTTTCATGTtccgagtgcggaaaatgttttacaAAGAAGCGCTACTTAATTGAACATCAGAACATCCACACAGGAGAAAATCtattttcctgttcagagtgcggcaaATGTTTTACCAGGAAAGGAAAGCTTATTGTACACCAGAGAtcccacacaggggagaaaccgttTTCATGCccagagtgtgggaagtgtttttccCAGAAAGCAACTCTTATCAAACACGAGAGagttcacacgggagagaagccatattcctgttcagagtgcgggaagtgtttcactgGGAAAGATATACTTATCACACACCAAAGAATTCACAGAGGAGAGAAGCCATTCTCCTGTCCAGAATGCGGCAAGGGCTTTAGGCAGAAGTCTGACCTCACCAGACATTGTAGAAACCACACAGCTGAGAAACAATACTCCTGTCCCACGTGCGAAAAAAGCTTTCCTGAAAAATCACTTCTAGTTATACATGAACGCgttcacaccggggagaagccattctcttgttctgagtgtgggaagtgCTTCTCCCAGAGAGGAAGCCTCATTTCTCATGAGCGAATTCACGCACCAGAAAAACCGTTCtcctgctctgagtgcgggaagAGCTTTACCCAGAAGCAAAACCTCATTGCTCATCAAAGAACACACACGGCTGAGAAGCCATTTTCGTGCTCCGAATGTGGAAAGTGTTTTACCCAAAGGGTAAATCTCATCTCGCACCAAAGACTTCACACGGGAGAGAGGCCGTTCTCATGTTCCGAATGCGGGAAGAGCTATACTAACAGATCGCACCTGGCCACCCATCAGATTGTTCACATGACTGATAACCCATATTCCTGTCctcagtgtgggaaatgtttcacccGCAGGGGTAGTCTCATCCAACACCAGAGATcacacactggggagaagccattCTCCTGTCTGGAATGTGGGAAAATGTTTACAAGGAAAACTTCGCTTATGTCACATCTTGGTTCCCACAGGATACAAGAGGTTCCCATGTCGGAGGTAGCAGCTGAGGAAGCATGTGCACACAGCCATCTTTTATAA
- the LOC141106502 gene encoding uncharacterized protein isoform X1: MTPVKKVPAMPFCIVSGCSSKSNKTTSCRGIILHVFPRSIDRIKCWLRQTGQDFGNLNKFAKRVLDGKKTDIFRLCSEHFTPDCYVTNISKKILRDDALPTIFPNKGVILTGRTKRARMEFAVNNTNYLNTMLGSNLIASTSMENGKFGTGNLARGLGYFTSQPSNTQESFIEVMSTSNLNSPDSEEPNYIPEGASSLNDTLTAEENWRSNELVPERRFIVFESCLDKILKQVSCSCGEKICALHKVVQGTYLRVAGMCPCGHKSLTWENEPMRAWKKHVGNVPSAGALLCNRDGSNKKNTPERYPSPLCSQDFTQKHQILTENHQSEGLNVIKVENEEELNESGDDPCEEEEIPPEISTDTRANHRKVSEEEEEEEGHERIKEEEVPPEITTDPGNTRGTQTEVKSEEEEEEDECVRIKVEEIPIEISTGALSNRNTSESRSPPNSPNSTEEHHKIPHHHQQDESPIKVEVKEEDMYLRGEEPCKKEKIPPEIGTDGKYRSYHREQCTIISPDCETEDDDIASRSSEDGDITSDSSEEDSTSQNLSTAFPRTNLSCDGGCLPDHPPSATNRACGVDGETVSCSKCGKCFTHRADLIEHQRIHGVVKSFSCSECGKCFTKKRYLIEHQNIHTGENLFSCSECGKCFTRKGKLIVHQRSHTGEKPFSCPECGKCFSQKATLIKHERVHTGEKPYSCSECGKCFTGKDILITHQRIHRGEKPFSCPECGKGFRQKSDLTRHCRNHTAEKQYSCPTCEKSFPEKSLLVIHERVHTGEKPFSCSECGKCFSQRGSLISHERIHAPEKPFSCSECGKSFTQKQNLIAHQRTHTAEKPFSCSECGKCFTQRVNLISHQRLHTGERPFSCSECGKSYTNRSHLATHQIVHMTDNPYSCPQCGKCFTRRGSLIQHQRSHTGEKPFSCLECGKMFTRKTSLMSHLGSHRIQEVPMSEVAAEEACAHSHLL; this comes from the exons ATGACCCCAGTAAAAAAG GTGCCAGCCATGCCATTTTGCATTGTCTCTGGCTGCTCCAGCAAGTCCAATAAAACCACATCCTGTAGGGGGATTATTTTGCACGTCTTCCCTCGCAGCATTGACAGGATTAAATGTTGGCTGCGCCAAACGGGACAGGACTTTGGAAATCTCAACAAATTTGCAAAGAGAGTGCTGGACGGCAAGAAAACTGATATTTTCAGGTTATGCTCTGAGCATTTTACACCTGACTGCTACGTCaccaacatttccaaaaaaatcttGAGAGATGATGCTTTGCCCACCATATTTCCAAACAAAGGGGTCATCTTAACTGGACGTACCAAAAGAGCAAGGATGGAATTTGCAGTTAATAACACCAATTATCTGAACACAATGTTGGGTAGCAATCTTATAGCTTCTACTTCCATGGAGAATGGGAAATTTGGCACTGGAAATTTGGCTCGGGGTCTTGGATATTTCACCTCACAGCCATCGAACACCCAAGAGAGCTTCATTGAGGTTATGAGTACCTCCAACCTGAATTCTCCTGACTCAGAAGAACCTAATTATATCCCTGAAGGAGCCTCAAGTCTCAATGACACTCTTACAGCAGAGGAAAACTGGAGATCCAATGAACTGGTTCCAGAACGAAGATTTATTGTGTTTGAGTCTTGCCTGGATAAAATTCTCAAGCAAGTGTCCTGTTCTTGTGGAGAGAAGATATGTGCTCTTCACAAAGTAGTACAAGGGACGTATCTACGTGTCGCTGGGATGTGCCCATGCGGCCATAAAAGTCTTACATGGGAGAACGAACCCATGAGGGCTTGGAAAAAACATGTTGGAAATGTGCCATCTGCAGGGGCCTTGTTGTGTAATAGAG ATGGATCCAATAAGAAAAATACACCAGAGAGATATCCCAGTCCACTTTGTTCCCAGGATTTCACGCAGAAACATCAAATCTTAACAGAGAATCATCAA AGCGAAGGCCTGAATGTTATTAAAGTTGAAAATGAGGAAGAGCTGAATGAGAGCGGTGATGATCCATGTGAGGAAGAGGAAATCCccccagagatcagcacag ACACCAGAGCCAATCATAGAAaggtcagtgaggaggaggaggaggaagaaggacacGAGAGGATTAAAGAGGAAGAAGTACCTCCAGAGATCACCACAG ACCCCGGAAATACCCGAGGGACTCAGACAGAGGTCaaatctgaggaggaggaggaggaggacgaatgTGTGAGGATTAAAGTGGAGGAAATTCCTATAGAAATCAGCACAG GTGCACTGAGTAACAGAAATACATCCGAGAGTCGCAGTCCTCCGAATTCTCCAAATTCCACAGAGGAACATCACAAGATTCCACACCATCATCAGCAG GATGAAAGTCCTATTAAAGTTGAAGTGAAGGAGGAAGATATGTACCTGAGGGGTGAAGAGCCGTGTAAAAAGGAGAAAATTCCTCCAGAGATTggcacag ATGGAAAATACAGAAGTTATCACAGAGAGCAATGTACCATAATATCTCCCGATTGTGAAACTGAAGATGATGACATTGCATCCAGGTCCTCAGAGGATGGTGACATCACGTCTGATTCTTCAGAAGAAGACTCCACCTCCCAAAATCTCAGTACAGCCTTTCCTCGTACTAATCTTTCCTGCGATGGAGGGTGTTTACCCGATCACCCCCCTTCCGCCACCAATCGGGCATGTGGTGTCGATGGTGAAACGGTCTCGTGTTCTAAGTGTGGCAAATGTTTCACCCACAGGGCAGATCTTATTGAGCACCAGAGAATTCATGGGGTGGTGAAATCCTTTTCATGTtccgagtgcggaaaatgttttacaAAGAAGCGCTACTTAATTGAACATCAGAACATCCACACAGGAGAAAATCtattttcctgttcagagtgcggcaaATGTTTTACCAGGAAAGGAAAGCTTATTGTACACCAGAGAtcccacacaggggagaaaccgttTTCATGCccagagtgtgggaagtgtttttccCAGAAAGCAACTCTTATCAAACACGAGAGagttcacacgggagagaagccatattcctgttcagagtgcgggaagtgtttcactgGGAAAGATATACTTATCACACACCAAAGAATTCACAGAGGAGAGAAGCCATTCTCCTGTCCAGAATGCGGCAAGGGCTTTAGGCAGAAGTCTGACCTCACCAGACATTGTAGAAACCACACAGCTGAGAAACAATACTCCTGTCCCACGTGCGAAAAAAGCTTTCCTGAAAAATCACTTCTAGTTATACATGAACGCgttcacaccggggagaagccattctcttgttctgagtgtgggaagtgCTTCTCCCAGAGAGGAAGCCTCATTTCTCATGAGCGAATTCACGCACCAGAAAAACCGTTCtcctgctctgagtgcgggaagAGCTTTACCCAGAAGCAAAACCTCATTGCTCATCAAAGAACACACACGGCTGAGAAGCCATTTTCGTGCTCCGAATGTGGAAAGTGTTTTACCCAAAGGGTAAATCTCATCTCGCACCAAAGACTTCACACGGGAGAGAGGCCGTTCTCATGTTCCGAATGCGGGAAGAGCTATACTAACAGATCGCACCTGGCCACCCATCAGATTGTTCACATGACTGATAACCCATATTCCTGTCctcagtgtgggaaatgtttcacccGCAGGGGTAGTCTCATCCAACACCAGAGATcacacactggggagaagccattCTCCTGTCTGGAATGTGGGAAAATGTTTACAAGGAAAACTTCGCTTATGTCACATCTTGGTTCCCACAGGATACAAGAGGTTCCCATGTCGGAGGTAGCAGCTGAGGAAGCATGTGCACACAGCCATCTTTTATAA